The following proteins are co-located in the Micromonospora viridifaciens genome:
- a CDS encoding carboxymuconolactone decarboxylase family protein → MSGEPAPVHVPEALVPLFAQNPGALDLLRAARLGLQGGSGLTPEQVELVTLAALTALGAPAGSFAVHVQRARRLGLTEKQVWGVLEALAVIVGVPRLVNAAPAVAAALADFVEGADDDPR, encoded by the coding sequence ATGAGCGGCGAGCCGGCCCCGGTCCACGTACCTGAGGCGCTGGTGCCGCTGTTCGCGCAGAACCCCGGTGCGCTGGACCTGCTGCGCGCGGCCCGCCTCGGTCTCCAGGGCGGCAGCGGGTTGACGCCGGAGCAGGTCGAGCTGGTCACGCTCGCGGCGCTCACCGCACTGGGCGCGCCCGCGGGCTCGTTCGCGGTGCACGTCCAGCGCGCGCGCCGGTTGGGACTGACCGAGAAGCAGGTGTGGGGCGTGCTGGAGGCGTTGGCGGTCATTGTCGGCGTACCCCGACTCGTCAACGCCGCACCGGCCGTGGCGGCCGCGCTGGCCGACTTCGTCGAGGGAGCAGACGATGACCCGCGCTGA
- a CDS encoding FCD domain-containing protein: MAQHDAPDVMQVWRELSRRLRVAQESLDLTLRAAGAGSLADFEAIELLATSDGGALPQRQVQDALGLSQSGTSRLVTRLEKSGLLKRVTSAADARAANLEITPAGRAVVAQHRLDFEQRALTALESLAESLAAPGGFTTSAPEPARTTEPGGILQFGESLLSLGAQAVTVADAIHVRDALEPLVLIEAAQYRTDEDIADCERILAEMAARLSDAKRFYQADWSLHRRLAGLCRNTLLRTVYEGLLSTLESHVDDVVPTEGLRDYLRRRLVVHTEIIDAIASGRVDRVRAAANAHAITGLSAHVGVAS, from the coding sequence GTGGCTCAGCACGATGCACCCGACGTCATGCAGGTGTGGCGTGAGCTGTCCCGGCGACTGCGGGTCGCGCAGGAGTCGCTCGACCTGACCCTACGGGCCGCAGGCGCGGGCAGCCTCGCCGACTTCGAGGCGATCGAACTGCTGGCCACCAGCGACGGCGGCGCGCTACCGCAGCGGCAGGTCCAGGACGCTCTCGGCCTGAGCCAGTCCGGGACGTCGCGGCTGGTCACCCGTCTGGAGAAGAGCGGCCTGCTCAAGCGCGTCACGTCGGCCGCCGACGCCCGCGCGGCGAACCTGGAGATAACGCCGGCCGGCCGGGCCGTCGTGGCCCAGCACCGCCTCGACTTCGAACAGCGGGCGCTCACGGCCCTGGAGTCGCTGGCCGAGTCGCTGGCCGCACCCGGCGGCTTCACCACGTCGGCGCCGGAGCCAGCCAGGACCACCGAGCCCGGCGGCATCCTCCAGTTCGGCGAATCCCTGCTGTCGCTCGGCGCGCAGGCGGTCACCGTCGCCGATGCCATTCACGTTCGCGACGCGCTGGAGCCACTGGTCCTCATCGAGGCTGCCCAGTACCGCACCGACGAGGACATCGCCGACTGCGAGCGAATCCTGGCCGAGATGGCCGCGCGGCTCTCCGACGCGAAGCGCTTCTACCAGGCCGACTGGTCGCTGCACCGCCGACTGGCCGGGCTGTGCCGCAACACGCTGCTGCGGACCGTGTACGAAGGCCTGCTCTCAACCCTGGAGAGCCACGTCGACGACGTCGTGCCCACCGAGGGGCTGCGCGACTACCTGCGGCGGCGGCTCGTGGTGCACACCGAGATCATCGACGCCATCGCCTCCGGCCGGGTCGACCGCGTGCGGGCCGCCGCCAACGCGCACGCCATCACCGGACTGAGCGCCCACGTCGGCGTAGCTTCCTGA
- a CDS encoding phosphotransferase gives MTTRPVSVCLTFDHLGAALDVRLGRASSPDSRRHDLSIGFPRLLGLLDEVGAPATFFCEGWSALHHPQAIRALLARGHDVGLHGWVHERWTELSRVERRRILFDGVAALRLAGVDRPSFRAPGGLLVDDDPDLLAEVGITEDSSIPAGAATRTVPALLNGSGLVNVPFVWPAVDYWAYQLNPDDPATPDDLPHRWRALLDQARQRDDRLLVLVVHPGVSGSPDAEFAAVQRVVREFAACPDVQFRTIASIAAQYRGKQAIPDPGPRPAVDVPDWFAARDDPPEPPSGDDPDGWLRYLVGRGLVSPDAGPRSVLVGGVSASVVRVGPVVVKRPRRRLDVPFDWQAGTNRIFAEATAMRLASGLAPAVLHVDELHQVLVQRFEQGTPWKAQLLAGRVDQAIVGQVAEALRAIRLLPTDGIDGADRFHRLRLDPYFWWVAKRHPQLRPALASVVDRLASTRTHVVHGDLSPKNLLVDSHGPDPRVVVLDWEVAHVGDPVFDLAFLLSHLFAKSVHRPAAAADLARAAAVVRAVDPDADEKWVRQLTGALLIARTHGKSRLEYLTAESFTRLDTVGRALLLDATWPDERTFW, from the coding sequence ATGACTACCCGGCCGGTGTCGGTCTGCCTGACCTTCGATCATCTCGGTGCCGCGCTCGACGTACGGCTGGGTCGGGCGAGCAGCCCCGATTCCCGTCGCCACGACCTGAGCATCGGGTTCCCGCGCCTGCTCGGCCTGCTCGACGAGGTCGGTGCGCCGGCCACCTTCTTCTGCGAGGGCTGGAGCGCGTTGCACCATCCCCAGGCCATCCGCGCACTGCTGGCGCGCGGTCACGACGTCGGCCTGCACGGCTGGGTGCACGAACGCTGGACAGAACTGAGCCGCGTCGAGCGACGACGAATCCTGTTCGACGGGGTGGCCGCGCTGCGGCTGGCCGGTGTCGACCGGCCCAGCTTCCGCGCGCCCGGCGGCCTGCTGGTCGACGACGACCCGGACCTGCTCGCGGAGGTCGGGATCACCGAGGATTCCTCCATCCCAGCGGGGGCCGCCACGCGTACCGTCCCGGCGCTGCTCAACGGCAGCGGCCTGGTGAACGTGCCGTTCGTCTGGCCCGCCGTGGACTACTGGGCCTACCAGCTCAACCCGGACGACCCGGCGACCCCGGACGACCTGCCGCACCGCTGGCGAGCACTGCTCGACCAGGCCCGGCAGCGCGACGACCGTCTCCTCGTGCTGGTGGTACACCCCGGGGTGAGCGGCAGCCCGGACGCGGAGTTCGCCGCGGTGCAGCGGGTGGTGCGCGAGTTCGCCGCGTGTCCGGACGTGCAGTTCCGCACGATCGCCAGTATCGCCGCCCAGTACCGCGGGAAACAGGCGATTCCCGACCCGGGCCCGCGCCCTGCCGTCGACGTGCCGGACTGGTTTGCCGCCCGGGACGATCCGCCCGAGCCCCCGAGCGGCGACGATCCGGACGGCTGGCTGCGCTATCTCGTCGGGAGAGGGCTGGTCAGCCCGGATGCCGGGCCGCGGAGTGTCCTAGTCGGCGGTGTCTCGGCGAGCGTCGTACGGGTCGGCCCGGTCGTGGTGAAGCGGCCCCGCCGCCGGCTGGACGTACCGTTCGACTGGCAGGCCGGGACCAACCGGATATTCGCCGAAGCCACCGCGATGCGGCTGGCGAGCGGGCTGGCTCCGGCCGTGCTGCACGTGGACGAACTGCACCAGGTGCTGGTGCAGCGCTTCGAGCAGGGCACGCCGTGGAAGGCGCAACTGCTGGCCGGCCGGGTTGACCAGGCGATCGTCGGTCAGGTCGCCGAGGCGTTACGGGCCATCCGGCTGCTGCCCACAGACGGAATCGACGGCGCCGACCGCTTCCACCGGCTGCGGCTCGACCCGTACTTCTGGTGGGTGGCGAAGCGGCACCCGCAGCTGAGACCCGCGCTGGCCTCGGTCGTGGATCGGCTGGCCAGCACCCGGACCCATGTCGTGCACGGCGACCTGTCGCCGAAGAACCTCCTGGTCGACAGCCACGGGCCGGATCCGCGGGTGGTCGTGCTCGACTGGGAGGTGGCCCACGTCGGCGACCCGGTGTTCGACCTGGCCTTCCTGCTCAGCCACCTGTTCGCCAAGTCGGTGCACCGGCCGGCGGCCGCTGCCGACCTGGCCCGGGCCGCCGCAGTCGTGCGCGCGGTCGACCCGGACGCGGACGAGAAATGGGTGCGCCAGCTGACCGGTGCCCTGCTGATCGCCCGCACGCACGGCAAGTCGCGGCTGGAGTACCTGACCGCGGAGTCGTTCACCCGACTGGACACCGTCGGACGCGCACTTCTCCTTGACGCCACGTGGCCGGATGAAAGGACCTTTTGGTGA
- a CDS encoding C-terminal binding protein, with the protein MSDRRVLITDIVWPDTDIEAAVLEPAGFAVSLAPAGDEETLVREAAGADAILTCFAPVTSRVIAASDRLSVVARTGVGLDNIDVAECDRRGVAVTRVPDYCVDEVATHTVALALALWRRLPQYDRALRAGEWGTRPATLPLRRLTGAKVAILGMGRIGSAVADRLRGFGLWVGEDVTDADIVCVHLPLKPDTERFVDADLLSKVRPGAVLVNTGRGAVVDVEAVIDALDSGQLSGAGLDVFPTEPLEADHPLREREDVILTPHVAFYSEEALVELRRRAAQSVVDHFAESDR; encoded by the coding sequence ATGAGCGATCGGCGGGTCCTGATCACCGACATCGTCTGGCCGGACACCGACATCGAGGCCGCCGTGCTCGAACCGGCCGGTTTCGCCGTCTCACTGGCGCCCGCCGGCGACGAGGAGACCCTCGTACGCGAGGCCGCCGGGGCAGACGCCATCCTGACCTGTTTCGCGCCGGTCACCAGTCGGGTCATCGCCGCCTCGGACCGGCTCTCGGTGGTCGCCCGTACCGGCGTCGGACTGGACAACATCGACGTCGCCGAGTGCGACCGGCGGGGCGTGGCGGTCACCCGGGTGCCCGACTACTGCGTGGACGAGGTGGCCACGCACACGGTCGCGCTCGCCCTGGCGTTGTGGCGGCGGCTGCCCCAGTACGACCGGGCACTGCGGGCGGGGGAGTGGGGCACCCGACCGGCCACCCTGCCGCTACGTCGCCTGACCGGTGCGAAGGTGGCCATTCTCGGCATGGGCCGGATCGGCAGCGCGGTCGCCGACCGGCTCCGCGGGTTTGGCCTGTGGGTGGGCGAGGACGTGACCGACGCCGACATCGTCTGCGTGCACCTGCCGCTCAAACCGGACACCGAGCGGTTCGTCGACGCGGACCTGTTGTCCAAGGTTCGTCCCGGCGCGGTTCTGGTCAACACCGGACGCGGCGCCGTCGTCGACGTCGAGGCGGTCATCGACGCACTCGACTCCGGGCAGCTCTCCGGCGCGGGACTGGACGTCTTCCCGACCGAACCGCTGGAGGCCGACCACCCACTGCGGGAGCGGGAAGACGTGATCCTCACCCCGCACGTCGCCTTCTACTCCGAGGAAGCGCTGGTGGAGTTGCGCCGGCGCGCGGCACAGAGCGTGGTCGACCACTTCGCGGAGTCGGACCGATGA
- a CDS encoding enoyl-CoA hydratase/isomerase family protein, producing the protein MTLRYAVSDGIATITLDRPERHNAFTFEMIADWADALTRAQDDDDVRVVVLTGAGSAFCSGVDLDSLAEVEPTPLGKRAMLTRRIHKVAFAVEALDKPLLCAINGAAIGAGLDMALMCDIRFAGESARISEGYVKVGLVPGDGGCHYLPRLVGTARALELLWTGDVLSAAEALSYGIVSRVYPDEELMPQTLAFARRLADGPPVALGLIKRAVYQGLRANDLRTSLDLIASHMGVVTATADSAEAMAAFREKRKPTFTGR; encoded by the coding sequence ATGACCCTTCGTTACGCGGTCTCGGACGGGATCGCCACCATCACCCTCGACCGGCCCGAGCGCCACAACGCGTTCACCTTCGAGATGATCGCCGACTGGGCCGACGCGCTCACCCGGGCGCAGGACGACGACGATGTCCGGGTGGTGGTGCTGACCGGGGCCGGGTCGGCGTTCTGCTCCGGCGTCGACCTCGACTCGCTGGCCGAGGTGGAGCCGACCCCGCTCGGCAAGCGCGCCATGCTCACCCGGCGGATCCACAAGGTCGCGTTCGCGGTCGAGGCGCTGGACAAGCCACTGCTGTGCGCGATCAACGGCGCCGCGATCGGCGCCGGCCTGGACATGGCCCTGATGTGCGACATCCGCTTCGCCGGCGAGTCGGCCCGAATCAGTGAGGGCTACGTGAAGGTCGGGCTGGTGCCGGGCGACGGGGGGTGCCACTATCTGCCCCGGCTGGTGGGCACCGCCCGGGCGCTGGAACTGCTCTGGACCGGCGACGTCCTGTCCGCGGCCGAAGCCCTGTCGTACGGAATCGTCAGCCGCGTCTATCCCGACGAGGAGCTGATGCCGCAGACCCTGGCCTTCGCGCGTCGGCTGGCCGACGGCCCGCCGGTCGCCCTCGGGCTGATCAAACGCGCCGTCTACCAGGGGCTGCGGGCCAACGACCTGCGGACCAGCCTCGACCTGATCGCCTCGCACATGGGTGTGGTCACCGCCACCGCGGACTCCGCCGAGGCGATGGCGGCGTTCCGGGAGAAGCGCAAGCCCACCTTCACCGGACGTTGA
- a CDS encoding acyl-CoA dehydrogenase family protein: protein MQRAIFDDSHLAFARMVRDLLDKEVEPYALAWEEEQAIPASLYRTLGTAGIFGTQIPEEFGGAGESSFTYNAVVLEEIARGSVLLGPATLHHNVVIPYFLHYATHEQQRRWLPGMASGELMGAIAMTEPGGGSDLAGLRTTAVLEGDHYRLNGAKTFITGGANAGLIIVVARTGSGADRRDGLTLLVVENGMPGFERGRKLRKLGLHAQDTVELFFTDVRVPVRNVLGEPGEAFRYLTGNLPQERLAIAVGSMAMAESILADTVAYVGDRQVFGQRLSSMQNTKFVLAGLAAQLEAGRCLVDRAISEHNNGTLTGADAAKVKLFATELQGRVADECLQLFGGYGYMTEYRIARRFTDARITRVYGGSSEIMKTIIAKSMGLR from the coding sequence GTGCAGCGCGCAATCTTCGACGACAGTCACCTCGCCTTCGCCCGCATGGTCCGGGACCTCCTCGACAAGGAGGTCGAGCCCTACGCGCTGGCCTGGGAAGAGGAGCAGGCGATCCCGGCGTCCCTGTACCGCACGCTCGGCACGGCCGGCATCTTCGGCACGCAGATCCCCGAAGAGTTCGGCGGCGCCGGCGAGAGCAGCTTCACCTACAACGCCGTCGTGCTGGAGGAGATCGCCCGCGGCAGCGTCCTGCTCGGGCCGGCGACCCTGCACCACAACGTCGTCATCCCGTACTTCCTGCACTACGCCACCCACGAGCAGCAGCGCCGCTGGCTGCCCGGCATGGCCAGCGGTGAGCTGATGGGCGCCATCGCGATGACCGAACCCGGCGGCGGATCCGACCTCGCCGGGTTGCGCACCACCGCGGTCCTGGAGGGCGATCACTACCGGCTCAACGGCGCCAAGACCTTCATCACCGGTGGCGCCAACGCCGGGCTGATCATCGTGGTCGCGCGTACCGGGTCCGGCGCCGACCGCCGCGACGGGCTCACCCTGCTCGTCGTGGAGAACGGGATGCCCGGCTTCGAGCGGGGCCGCAAGCTGCGCAAGCTCGGCCTGCACGCCCAGGACACTGTCGAACTGTTCTTCACCGACGTCCGGGTGCCGGTCCGCAACGTACTCGGCGAACCGGGCGAGGCGTTCCGGTACCTGACCGGCAACCTGCCCCAGGAACGACTCGCCATCGCGGTGGGCTCGATGGCGATGGCGGAATCCATCCTCGCCGACACCGTCGCGTACGTTGGTGACCGGCAGGTGTTCGGTCAGCGCCTGTCCAGCATGCAGAACACCAAGTTCGTCCTCGCCGGGCTCGCCGCCCAGCTCGAGGCCGGCCGCTGCCTGGTGGACCGGGCCATCAGCGAGCACAACAACGGGACACTGACCGGCGCCGACGCCGCCAAGGTGAAGCTGTTCGCCACCGAACTGCAGGGCCGGGTCGCCGACGAGTGCCTGCAACTCTTCGGCGGGTACGGCTACATGACCGAGTACCGCATCGCCCGTCGGTTCACCGATGCCCGGATCACCCGCGTGTACGGCGGCTCCAGCGAGATCATGAAGACCATCATCGCCAAGTCGATGGGGCTGCGGTGA
- a CDS encoding acyl-CoA dehydrogenase family protein — protein MSAPMSLRGHRLADTASLRAEVREFVATELAERRWSARCDAWLLGWDPGFSQRLAARGWVGMAIPQEYGGRAAGALARFVVTEELLAAGAPVAAHWIADRQSAPQLLRFGTEQQRRLFLPEIAAGRMYTALGLSEPDSGSDLASVRTAATRVPGGWRVTGRKVWTSGAAHAHLLTALVRTTPLEPGAPRQAGLTQFIIDFDSPGVQVHPIRLINGEAHFAEVVLDDVFVADDRVLGTVGDGWRQVTAELAYERSGPERVLTTAPLLLAFLRDAARTGIAEPAALGRCLARLSTLRRITASVAVELAAGRTPELAAALAKDLGTRFEGEVAEVVRQCRTDPGGDEVNRLLREAILQSPGFTLRGGTTEILRGVIAKGMGLR, from the coding sequence ATGAGCGCGCCGATGTCCCTACGCGGCCACCGCCTGGCCGACACCGCCAGCCTGCGCGCCGAGGTACGCGAGTTCGTCGCCACGGAACTGGCCGAACGGCGGTGGTCGGCCCGCTGCGACGCGTGGCTGCTGGGTTGGGATCCCGGGTTCAGCCAGCGCCTGGCCGCACGCGGCTGGGTGGGCATGGCGATCCCGCAGGAGTACGGCGGCCGGGCGGCCGGGGCGCTGGCCCGTTTCGTCGTCACCGAGGAACTGCTGGCCGCCGGCGCCCCGGTGGCCGCACACTGGATCGCCGACCGGCAGAGTGCTCCCCAGCTGCTGCGCTTCGGCACCGAGCAGCAGCGGCGGCTGTTCCTCCCCGAGATCGCGGCCGGCCGGATGTACACCGCGTTGGGGCTGTCCGAACCGGACAGCGGCTCCGACCTCGCCTCGGTGCGCACCGCCGCGACCCGGGTGCCCGGTGGCTGGCGGGTCACCGGCCGGAAGGTGTGGACTTCGGGCGCCGCGCACGCCCACCTCCTCACCGCCCTGGTGCGCACCACCCCACTCGAACCGGGGGCGCCGCGCCAGGCCGGTCTCACCCAGTTCATCATCGACTTCGATTCCCCCGGCGTGCAGGTACACCCGATCCGCCTGATCAATGGTGAGGCGCACTTCGCCGAGGTGGTGCTGGACGACGTGTTCGTCGCCGACGACCGAGTGCTGGGCACCGTGGGCGACGGGTGGCGGCAGGTCACCGCGGAGCTGGCCTACGAACGCTCCGGGCCGGAACGGGTGCTGACCACCGCGCCGCTCCTGCTGGCGTTCCTGCGCGACGCGGCCCGCACCGGCATCGCCGAGCCGGCGGCGCTGGGCCGCTGCCTGGCCCGACTGTCGACGCTACGCCGGATCACCGCCTCGGTGGCGGTGGAGCTGGCCGCCGGGCGCACCCCGGAGCTCGCCGCCGCGCTCGCCAAGGACCTCGGCACCCGCTTCGAAGGCGAGGTGGCCGAGGTGGTCCGCCAGTGCCGGACCGACCCCGGCGGCGACGAGGTGAACCGGTTGCTCCGCGAAGCCATCCTGCAGTCCCCCGGGTTCACCCTGCGGGGCGGCACCACCGAGATCCTGCGCGGCGTGATCGCCAAGGGAATGGGGTTGAGATGA
- the eno gene encoding phosphopyruvate hydratase, with protein MNKPVPAYGSAERAVISVRAWEVLDSRAHPTVACAVFLEGGFVGRAMVPTGASTGQFEVADLRDGGERYGGLGTRQAVERINTVVAADLVGRPVGTVDDRLSGPSNVTLAVSQAAAKAAAAAAGVALWRYLAEGDDYCLPCPMVNIFSGGRHAEGGVRIQDFLAVPLAAPTFSDALEVIWKVRRAAAQLTEGRYGRLMSRLVADEGGLAVLGGDDAEPLRILAEAIERVGEPVGIAIDVAATQIERPEEFLSQLQGWVAEYPIVSIEDPLGDEDWDGWQRASSLLGPIQLVGDDLFATDPARVRKAASLGVANTVLIKPNQIGTLKQAYETVREARTHGYATVVSARSGDTEDDIIADLAVGWNAGQIKIGSLMRSERLAKYNRLLEIEAFDNVHYGGWVR; from the coding sequence GTGAACAAGCCAGTGCCCGCGTACGGCTCCGCCGAGCGCGCTGTGATCAGCGTACGGGCGTGGGAGGTGCTCGACTCAAGGGCGCACCCGACCGTGGCCTGCGCCGTCTTCCTGGAGGGCGGGTTCGTCGGACGCGCCATGGTGCCCACCGGCGCCTCGACCGGGCAGTTCGAGGTGGCGGACCTGCGCGACGGCGGTGAGCGGTACGGCGGCCTCGGCACCCGACAGGCGGTCGAGCGGATCAACACCGTGGTCGCCGCCGACCTCGTCGGGCGCCCGGTTGGCACGGTCGACGACCGGCTGTCCGGGCCGTCGAACGTGACCCTGGCCGTCTCCCAGGCGGCGGCGAAGGCCGCCGCCGCGGCGGCGGGGGTGGCGTTGTGGCGCTACCTCGCCGAGGGCGACGACTACTGCCTGCCCTGCCCGATGGTCAACATCTTCTCTGGTGGCCGGCACGCCGAGGGCGGTGTGCGGATCCAGGACTTCCTCGCGGTCCCGTTGGCTGCGCCGACCTTCTCCGACGCGCTCGAGGTGATCTGGAAGGTGCGCCGTGCCGCCGCCCAGCTGACCGAGGGGCGGTACGGCCGGCTCATGTCCAGGCTCGTCGCGGACGAGGGCGGCCTGGCGGTCCTCGGTGGGGACGACGCGGAGCCGCTGCGGATCCTGGCCGAGGCGATCGAACGGGTCGGCGAGCCGGTCGGGATCGCCATCGACGTGGCGGCCACCCAGATCGAGCGGCCGGAGGAATTCCTCAGCCAGCTCCAGGGCTGGGTCGCCGAGTACCCGATCGTCTCGATCGAGGATCCGCTCGGTGACGAGGACTGGGATGGCTGGCAGCGAGCGTCGTCGTTGCTCGGCCCGATCCAGCTGGTCGGCGACGACCTGTTCGCCACCGACCCCGCGCGGGTACGCAAGGCCGCCAGCCTCGGGGTCGCCAACACGGTGCTGATCAAGCCCAACCAGATCGGCACCCTGAAGCAGGCGTACGAGACGGTCCGGGAAGCGCGGACGCACGGGTACGCGACGGTGGTGTCGGCCCGCTCCGGTGATACGGAGGACGACATCATCGCCGACCTGGCGGTGGGCTGGAACGCGGGCCAGATCAAGATCGGATCGCTGATGCGTTCGGAACGGCTGGCCAAGTACAACCGGCTGCTGGAGATCGAGGCGTTCGACAACGTGCACTACGGCGGGTGGGTGCGATGA
- a CDS encoding phenylacetate--CoA ligase family protein, whose amino-acid sequence MTRADLDAQLRQQVRYCLTSPFYRRRFAELGISPESVRTLDDLNQLPILVSPPEHRRLQDATLERDGQPFGDFLCVDPAQVVSVSSTSGTTGTPVLYPFTASDVAITNETWARAFRFIGLRPGDGMVVGFGLSMYLAGVPLVRAGEAFGLRTVAVGAESGTSKLLRMLAVMRPRVLACTPSFAEHLIERAPECLGRSAASLGVEVILCAGEPGAGLPAVRQKLSDGWGGARVHDVLGGVHGVINASCASEDYPGMHVLAPDHCVTTQLVDPATKEGLTVTDGTIGERVKTALTWQAAPPLRYSVGDMYQVFTETCRCGVPGERIKVIGRVDDLLIVKGVKVYPAAVKDVVASFVPQLTGELRIVLDNPPPRVVPPLRVTVEAGVGVPAERHDELAGRLADAMHQRLAIRPQLTVVPAGTLERSSHKAKLIEVVGG is encoded by the coding sequence ATGACCCGCGCTGACCTGGACGCGCAGCTACGCCAACAGGTCAGGTACTGCCTGACCAGCCCGTTCTACCGGCGCAGGTTCGCGGAGCTGGGGATCTCGCCGGAGTCGGTGCGGACCCTGGACGACCTGAACCAGTTGCCGATCCTGGTGTCGCCGCCCGAGCACCGGCGGCTCCAGGACGCGACTCTCGAGCGCGACGGGCAGCCGTTCGGCGACTTCCTCTGCGTCGATCCCGCGCAGGTGGTCTCGGTGTCTTCCACCTCGGGCACGACCGGTACGCCGGTGCTGTACCCCTTCACCGCCTCCGACGTGGCCATCACCAACGAGACCTGGGCCCGGGCCTTCCGGTTCATCGGACTGCGCCCCGGCGACGGGATGGTCGTCGGATTCGGCCTGTCGATGTACCTCGCCGGTGTGCCGCTGGTGCGGGCCGGCGAGGCGTTCGGCCTGCGTACCGTCGCGGTCGGTGCCGAGAGCGGCACCAGCAAGCTGCTGCGGATGCTCGCCGTCATGCGGCCGCGGGTGCTCGCCTGTACGCCCAGCTTCGCCGAGCATTTGATCGAGCGCGCCCCGGAATGCCTGGGCCGCTCGGCGGCCTCGCTCGGGGTTGAGGTGATCCTCTGCGCCGGCGAACCCGGCGCCGGGCTGCCCGCCGTGCGTCAGAAGCTCTCCGACGGGTGGGGCGGCGCCCGGGTGCACGACGTCCTCGGTGGGGTCCACGGGGTCATCAACGCGTCCTGCGCCAGCGAAGATTACCCGGGCATGCACGTTCTGGCCCCCGACCACTGCGTCACCACTCAGCTCGTCGACCCGGCCACCAAGGAAGGGTTGACGGTCACCGACGGCACCATCGGGGAGCGGGTGAAGACGGCGCTGACCTGGCAGGCGGCACCGCCCCTGCGGTACTCGGTCGGCGACATGTACCAGGTCTTCACCGAGACCTGCCGGTGCGGCGTACCGGGCGAGCGGATCAAGGTCATTGGCCGGGTCGACGATCTGCTCATCGTGAAGGGCGTGAAGGTGTACCCGGCCGCGGTCAAGGACGTGGTCGCCTCGTTCGTGCCGCAGCTGACCGGCGAGCTGCGTATCGTCCTGGACAACCCGCCGCCCCGGGTGGTGCCGCCGCTGCGGGTCACCGTCGAGGCGGGGGTCGGCGTCCCGGCGGAGCGCCACGACGAGCTGGCCGGCCGGCTGGCCGACGCGATGCACCAGCGCCTGGCGATCCGCCCGCAGTTGACCGTGGTGCCGGCCGGCACCCTCGAGCGCAGCTCGCACAAGGCGAAGCTGATCGAGGTGGTCGGCGGCTGA
- a CDS encoding acyl-CoA dehydrogenase: MRALSPAEHLGELEDAVDDLLGRYEVADPAVRPGLWRALSEAGFTLLSIPERAGGSGGDLADAAAVLRRCGYAGVRLPLVETLLAAWLCEQVGRAVPEGMSACGVAEAGTATRLAWAGTAADCVLLVHTDGAYSVSPAATVTTAETTLAGEPVGTATAGPGTPTSVRAEELRLRGAVLRAAMLLGAAQRALDLAVQYSGERVQFGKPIRSFQAVGHLLAGCAGQVVATSVALDAALASLSDPGCEPERQEVAALVAVVEATQMAGRLAAATHQVHGAIGFTAEHPLHLSTTALWSWRDDYGNEFEWASRLARIATAHGRDAWDLLAD, encoded by the coding sequence ATGAGGGCACTGTCGCCGGCCGAGCACCTGGGCGAGCTCGAGGATGCCGTCGATGACCTGCTCGGCCGGTACGAGGTGGCCGACCCGGCGGTACGCCCGGGCCTTTGGCGGGCACTGAGCGAAGCCGGCTTCACCCTCCTGTCCATCCCCGAGCGGGCCGGCGGGAGCGGCGGGGATCTGGCCGACGCCGCCGCGGTGCTGCGCCGCTGTGGATACGCCGGGGTCCGACTGCCGCTCGTGGAGACGCTGCTGGCGGCGTGGCTGTGCGAGCAGGTCGGCCGGGCGGTCCCGGAGGGGATGAGCGCGTGCGGTGTCGCCGAGGCGGGGACGGCCACCCGCTTGGCGTGGGCCGGCACCGCCGCCGACTGCGTGCTCCTCGTGCACACCGACGGCGCGTACTCGGTCAGCCCGGCGGCCACCGTGACCACGGCCGAGACGACCCTCGCCGGCGAGCCGGTCGGCACCGCCACCGCCGGACCGGGCACCCCGACCTCCGTACGGGCCGAAGAGTTGCGGCTTCGCGGCGCCGTGCTCCGCGCGGCGATGCTGCTCGGCGCGGCGCAACGGGCGCTGGACCTGGCCGTGCAGTACTCCGGCGAACGGGTGCAGTTCGGCAAGCCGATCCGGTCGTTCCAGGCCGTCGGGCACCTGCTGGCAGGCTGCGCGGGCCAGGTGGTGGCAACGTCGGTGGCCCTGGACGCGGCGCTGGCGAGCCTGAGCGACCCCGGGTGCGAACCCGAGCGGCAGGAGGTGGCCGCGCTGGTCGCGGTGGTGGAGGCGACCCAGATGGCGGGTCGGTTGGCGGCAGCCACCCATCAGGTGCACGGGGCGATCGGCTTCACCGCCGAACACCCGCTGCACCTGAGCACCACGGCGCTGTGGTCCTGGCGCGACGACTACGGCAACGAGTTCGAGTGGGCCAGCCGGCTGGCCCGGATCGCGACGGCCCACGGTCGCGACGCGTGGGATCTACTGGCGGACTAG